One genomic window of Microbacterium testaceum StLB037 includes the following:
- a CDS encoding TSUP family transporter has protein sequence MLDGPVIAEWLPVSVAALVVLLIAAGVAGWVDAVVGGGGLIQLPALVVGVPKDVATPFILGTNKLSSFFGTLSASWVYLRKIRVQLVLLLPLVVGAYAGSTVGAALSRYIAREVLTPIVLVAVIAVALYTLLKPKMGLEHEPRYSAPTAIAWRAAAIGLAVGFYDGILGPGTGSFFVILIVSVLGYGFLQASVNAKIANLTTNLAALAVYGVHGEILVVLGLAMAVMNVTGGFIGAHMATRRGSGFVRIVFLVTLSILIVKLAWDTVASFTS, from the coding sequence GTGCTCGATGGACCGGTGATCGCCGAGTGGCTCCCCGTCTCGGTGGCCGCGCTCGTCGTCCTGCTCATCGCCGCGGGCGTGGCCGGCTGGGTCGACGCGGTCGTCGGCGGCGGCGGGCTGATCCAGCTGCCGGCCCTGGTCGTCGGGGTCCCGAAAGACGTCGCGACACCGTTCATCCTCGGCACCAACAAGCTCTCGTCGTTCTTCGGCACGCTCTCGGCCAGTTGGGTGTACCTGCGCAAGATCAGGGTGCAGCTCGTGCTGCTGCTCCCCCTTGTCGTCGGCGCGTACGCCGGTTCCACGGTCGGCGCCGCCCTCTCCCGCTACATCGCGCGCGAGGTGCTGACACCGATCGTTCTGGTGGCCGTGATCGCCGTGGCGCTCTACACGCTCCTGAAGCCCAAGATGGGCCTCGAGCACGAGCCCCGGTACAGCGCGCCGACCGCCATCGCCTGGCGGGCGGCGGCGATCGGTCTCGCGGTCGGCTTCTACGACGGCATCCTGGGGCCGGGCACGGGGTCGTTCTTCGTGATCCTCATCGTGAGCGTCCTCGGCTACGGGTTCCTCCAGGCGAGCGTCAACGCCAAGATCGCCAACCTCACCACGAACCTCGCCGCTCTCGCGGTCTACGGCGTGCACGGCGAGATCCTCGTCGTCCTGGGCCTCGCCATGGCCGTGATGAACGTCACGGGCGGGTTCATCGGCGCGCACATGGCGACCCGCCGCGGCAGCGGTTTCGTGCGGATCGTCTTCCTCGTGACCCTGTCGATCCTCATCGTGAAGCTCGCGTGGGACACGGTGGCCTCGTTCACGTCCTGA
- a CDS encoding ABC transporter permease, whose amino-acid sequence MSLVAVTRSEYTKQFSTAGWWVLAIVLVVYVAFTAGVLALVFGGVASGRLTGSGPTPQTDGLAGLVYSSASGVGYVFPLLVGTLMVTTEFRHKTLTPTFLATPRRGVVLGGKFFVGIVVGLLYGILGSAAAVAAGAGVLSIFGVDPELGSSDTWTLIGRMLLAFALWAVVGIGVGTVVRNQVAAIVIVLAVTLFIEPIVRTLGGLVSGFSDVVKWFPSAASDALVGKTIFGAMSAGGSGSLDWWVGGLVLLAYAVVFLVIGLFTTWRRDID is encoded by the coding sequence ATGAGCCTCGTCGCCGTCACGCGTTCCGAGTACACCAAGCAGTTCTCCACCGCCGGGTGGTGGGTGCTCGCGATCGTGCTCGTGGTCTACGTCGCCTTCACCGCCGGGGTGCTTGCCCTCGTCTTCGGCGGTGTCGCCTCCGGCCGGCTCACGGGCAGCGGGCCCACCCCGCAGACCGACGGGCTCGCGGGTCTCGTCTACAGCTCCGCGAGCGGAGTCGGCTACGTCTTCCCGCTGCTGGTCGGCACCCTCATGGTGACGACCGAGTTCCGCCACAAGACGCTCACCCCGACGTTCCTCGCCACCCCGCGTCGCGGGGTCGTCCTCGGGGGGAAGTTCTTCGTGGGGATCGTGGTCGGCCTGCTCTACGGCATCCTCGGATCCGCCGCCGCGGTCGCCGCGGGCGCCGGTGTCCTGAGCATCTTCGGCGTCGACCCCGAACTCGGCTCGTCCGACACCTGGACGCTCATCGGACGGATGCTGCTCGCGTTCGCGCTGTGGGCCGTGGTCGGGATCGGCGTCGGCACCGTGGTGCGCAACCAGGTCGCCGCGATCGTCATCGTCCTCGCCGTCACTCTCTTCATCGAGCCGATCGTGCGCACCCTGGGCGGGCTCGTCTCGGGCTTCAGCGACGTCGTGAAGTGGTTCCCCAGCGCCGCGAGCGACGCGCTCGTGGGAAAGACGATCTTCGGCGCGATGTCGGCCGGCGGCTCGGGTTCGCTGGACTGGTGGGTCGGCGGTCTGGTGCTGCTGGCGTACGCGGTGGTCTTCCTCGTGATCGGCCTCTTCACGACCTGGCGTCGCGACATCGACTGA
- a CDS encoding ABC transporter ATP-binding protein, translating into MPEGQVLELTGLTKRFGAVSAVDSLDARVEPGLVTGFLGPNGAGKTTSLRMLLGLVRPTSGTATIGGQRYADLASPLQTVGAALEASSFHPGRSAANHLKVYARAAKLPTSRVDEVLGLVGLADVAGRRVGGFSLGMRQRLGLATALLGDPGVLVLDEPTNGLDPEGIRWMRSLLRHLAEEGRTVLISSHLLAEVQQTVDALLIISHGRLVFQGGVEDLADPDEYATVVDAPDRAALSALLDERGIPYQLLRNGFTIRHLEPVEVGALAAGAGIALSNLQSKGASLEDIFLELVSGVRVHASAGGTTVPAPEVPAVAPTAGVPDAEPPAPAPDPVPAAAPVQSVPEPAPSTAMVSVATPPAAPTPAPPVAAQPEAPRSSYSVASTGVIDVVPPSPTPDHAASDNTEVQR; encoded by the coding sequence ATGCCCGAGGGACAGGTGCTCGAACTCACCGGCCTGACCAAACGGTTCGGTGCGGTCTCCGCCGTCGACTCCCTCGACGCGCGCGTCGAACCCGGTCTCGTCACCGGCTTCCTGGGGCCGAACGGCGCCGGCAAGACCACCTCGCTGCGCATGCTGCTCGGCCTGGTTCGCCCCACGTCGGGCACCGCCACGATCGGCGGTCAGCGCTACGCCGATCTCGCCTCGCCCCTGCAGACGGTCGGCGCGGCCCTCGAAGCCTCGAGCTTCCATCCCGGCCGCTCCGCCGCGAACCACCTCAAGGTGTACGCGCGCGCCGCGAAGCTCCCGACCTCGCGCGTCGACGAGGTGCTGGGCCTGGTCGGCCTCGCCGATGTCGCCGGACGCCGCGTCGGCGGATTCTCGCTCGGCATGCGCCAGCGCCTGGGCCTCGCCACGGCGCTCCTCGGCGACCCGGGCGTGCTCGTGCTCGACGAGCCCACGAACGGTCTCGACCCCGAGGGCATCCGGTGGATGCGCTCGCTGCTGCGTCACCTCGCCGAAGAGGGACGCACCGTCCTCATCTCCTCGCACCTGCTCGCCGAGGTGCAGCAGACCGTCGACGCGCTGCTGATCATCTCGCACGGCCGTCTCGTCTTCCAGGGCGGCGTCGAAGACCTCGCCGACCCCGACGAGTACGCCACCGTCGTCGACGCCCCGGACCGCGCGGCGCTGTCCGCCCTGCTGGACGAGCGCGGCATCCCGTACCAGTTGCTGCGCAACGGCTTCACGATCCGCCACCTCGAGCCGGTCGAGGTGGGCGCCCTCGCCGCCGGGGCCGGCATCGCACTGTCGAACCTGCAGAGCAAGGGCGCGAGCCTCGAGGACATCTTCCTCGAGCTCGTCAGCGGCGTGCGCGTGCACGCGAGCGCGGGCGGCACCACGGTCCCGGCCCCCGAGGTTCCGGCCGTCGCCCCCACCGCCGGAGTTCCGGATGCCGAGCCCCCGGCGCCCGCGCCCGACCCGGTGCCCGCCGCTGCCCCCGTGCAGTCCGTTCCCGAGCCGGCGCCCTCCACCGCGATGGTGTCGGTCGCCACCCCGCCCGCGGCCCCGACTCCGGCACCGCCTGTCGCCGCGCAGCCGGAGGCGCCCCGGTCGTCGTACTCCGTGGCATCCACGGGGGTCATCGACGTGGTGCCGCCTTCGCCCACGCCCGACCACGCAGCGTCCGACAACACGGAGGTGCAGCGATGA
- a CDS encoding enoyl-CoA hydratase/isomerase family protein, translating to MNAQRADDDPVWAEALRGVGHLTLNRPRAINALGLDMIRDLAAALDRWQDDTDIELILLDGAGERGFCAGGDVRALHGLVVEGRVDEVHTYFREEYALDHLIATYPKPVVAIADGVTMGGGIGLAGHAAIRIVTENSLLAMPETRIGFTPDVGGSWLLSRAPGRLGEYLGLTGATMDAADAIYAGFADHLVPTAHLPALYDAFQVRADPASPTELVLLFDETAGPSRLEAARPWIDDAFAADDVHGILERLRARPEAEAHETAELLAASAPTAVAVTLAAVRRARTLPDLRAALAQEYGLVMWFAQTQPDLVEGIRAQLIDKDRSPTWSPGRHEDLGPEVVASALAHEPATPLW from the coding sequence GTGAACGCTCAGCGAGCCGACGACGACCCCGTGTGGGCGGAAGCCCTCCGCGGTGTCGGGCATCTGACCCTCAACCGACCGCGGGCCATCAACGCCCTCGGGCTCGACATGATCCGCGACCTCGCCGCGGCCCTCGACCGGTGGCAGGACGACACCGACATCGAGCTGATCCTGCTCGACGGAGCCGGCGAGCGGGGCTTCTGCGCGGGCGGCGATGTCCGCGCGCTGCACGGGCTTGTCGTGGAGGGCCGGGTCGACGAGGTGCACACCTACTTCCGCGAGGAGTACGCGCTCGACCACCTCATCGCGACCTACCCGAAGCCCGTCGTCGCGATCGCGGACGGGGTGACCATGGGCGGCGGCATCGGCCTCGCGGGTCACGCCGCGATCCGCATCGTCACCGAGAACTCGCTTCTCGCGATGCCCGAGACCCGCATCGGCTTCACCCCCGACGTGGGCGGCTCCTGGCTGCTCTCCCGCGCGCCCGGCCGGCTGGGCGAATACCTCGGGCTGACCGGGGCGACGATGGATGCCGCCGACGCGATCTACGCGGGATTCGCCGACCACCTGGTGCCCACGGCCCACCTGCCGGCTCTTTACGACGCGTTCCAGGTGCGGGCGGATCCGGCGAGTCCCACCGAGCTGGTGCTGCTGTTCGACGAGACTGCGGGCCCCTCCCGCCTGGAGGCTGCGCGACCGTGGATCGATGACGCGTTCGCCGCCGATGACGTCCACGGCATCCTGGAGCGCCTCCGCGCGCGTCCCGAGGCCGAGGCGCACGAGACGGCTGAGCTGCTGGCCGCATCCGCGCCGACGGCCGTCGCGGTGACGCTCGCCGCCGTCCGCCGGGCGCGGACGCTCCCGGATCTGCGGGCCGCGCTCGCGCAGGAGTACGGTCTGGTCATGTGGTTCGCCCAGACCCAGCCCGACCTGGTCGAGGGCATCCGCGCGCAGCTCATCGACAAGGACCGGTCACCGACGTGGTCGCCGGGGCGGCACGAGGACCTCGGGCCCGAGGTCGTGGCATCCGCCCTCGCCCACGAACCCGCGACGCCGCTCTGGTGA
- a CDS encoding LssY C-terminal domain-containing protein: protein MTRRTRRWSVGHLLDGFFFVFAGLAAIWLAYLSLTQAFQVGWAGVLLAIAFWGLLAYLVLPRLHRILTTIYVPDYFMGRTRTSDGLLGDPVNLAVLGEREDIERAMAEAGWIAADPVGWGSSWRIVTSTLRRRSYPTAPVSPLFLFGRMQDLAYQQEVAGSPAQRHHVRFWQCPDGWLLPGGRRVDWLAAGTFDRAVGLSLFTLQVTHRIDADTDIERDHIVESVTRVPGVGVDVIRDFATGYHSRNGGGDSITTDGDLPILDVRSVRIPDAEIPDAEIPDATIPGHAARGAGDVGAPR, encoded by the coding sequence GTGACCCGCAGAACGCGTCGGTGGTCGGTCGGGCATCTGCTCGACGGTTTCTTCTTCGTGTTCGCGGGTCTCGCCGCCATCTGGCTGGCGTATCTGAGCCTCACACAGGCGTTCCAGGTGGGGTGGGCGGGCGTGCTGCTGGCGATCGCTTTCTGGGGGCTTCTCGCCTATCTCGTGCTGCCGCGCCTGCACCGGATCCTCACGACGATCTACGTGCCCGACTACTTCATGGGGCGCACGCGCACCTCTGACGGGCTGCTCGGCGACCCGGTCAACCTCGCCGTGCTCGGCGAACGGGAGGACATCGAACGCGCGATGGCCGAGGCCGGCTGGATCGCCGCCGACCCGGTGGGGTGGGGCTCCTCGTGGCGGATCGTCACGTCGACGCTGCGGCGACGCAGCTACCCGACGGCTCCGGTGAGTCCGCTGTTCCTGTTCGGGCGCATGCAGGACCTCGCCTACCAGCAGGAGGTCGCGGGCTCTCCGGCGCAGCGCCACCACGTCCGTTTCTGGCAGTGCCCCGACGGGTGGCTGCTGCCGGGCGGGCGCCGGGTGGACTGGCTCGCGGCCGGCACGTTCGATCGGGCCGTCGGACTCTCGCTCTTCACGCTCCAGGTCACGCACCGCATCGACGCCGACACCGACATCGAGCGCGACCACATCGTCGAGAGCGTGACGCGCGTGCCCGGGGTGGGGGTCGACGTGATCCGCGACTTCGCGACCGGCTACCACTCGCGAAACGGCGGGGGAGACAGCATCACGACCGACGGCGACCTGCCGATCCTCGACGTCCGTTCGGTCCGGATTCCGGATGCCGAGATCCCGGATGCCGAGATCCCGGATGCCACGATCCCCGGGCACGCGGCCCGAGGCGCGGGCGACGTGGGGGCGCCGCGGTGA
- a CDS encoding spermidine/putrescine ABC transporter ATPase, producing the protein MSAQRHPRKRAAFEPLAPPVVRNPRMRRPAATVAGGVLVLLRAISGAVWGASVAFGLPPWLRSVSGFANGDNTIPTDQTIDDLGIGIEAFVGIIAVIFLVQVVFGILLLWGSNVARVIVMIVSTISIATAFVSWWETGVEITVATSLVTLALDILVLLALSSRDAAAFARRNEKRR; encoded by the coding sequence GTGAGTGCGCAGCGGCATCCGCGCAAGCGTGCGGCCTTCGAACCCCTCGCGCCGCCGGTGGTGCGCAATCCGCGGATGCGGCGGCCGGCCGCCACCGTCGCGGGCGGCGTGCTCGTGCTGCTGCGCGCGATCTCCGGTGCGGTCTGGGGAGCCTCGGTCGCTTTCGGTCTGCCGCCGTGGTTGAGGTCGGTCTCCGGCTTCGCGAACGGCGACAACACGATCCCCACCGATCAGACGATCGACGACCTCGGCATCGGCATCGAGGCGTTCGTCGGGATCATCGCCGTCATCTTCCTCGTGCAGGTGGTGTTCGGCATCCTGCTGCTGTGGGGGAGCAACGTCGCCCGGGTGATCGTCATGATCGTGTCGACGATCTCGATCGCGACGGCGTTCGTGAGCTGGTGGGAGACGGGCGTCGAGATCACCGTCGCGACGAGCCTCGTCACGCTCGCGCTGGACATCCTCGTGCTGCTCGCGCTGTCGAGTCGGGATGCCGCGGCCTTCGCGCGGCGCAACGAGAAGCGCCGCTGA
- a CDS encoding DnaJ domain-containing protein yields the protein MFDSPMSVSAYEVLRVTVDVDDDTLRRAYRTRLRETHPDTGGDAALFVQVQRAWELVGTPEARAAYDRGRGSSSGEWGAGPAASAPSRPADTRPRARSHGQPGGWRRERYLSLIREWVGRGVDLADPYDPALVRSAPPEIRHILADALAEEETARLVAELGMGYTVWHDVFADRDGRDPEQKIDHLVLGPSGLYAMLSEDFGGPVGVRRGEISGANVIGSPVTQLVSRARVVARAAGVRFSGAIVVLPDDAVLDAITDLGKVRGMPVALVTRSALTTLLRRGIPGAREVGGTELFDIRTRLQQRVRHV from the coding sequence GTGTTCGACAGTCCGATGTCGGTCTCGGCTTACGAGGTGCTTCGCGTGACGGTCGACGTCGACGACGACACCCTGCGCCGGGCCTACCGCACGCGCCTGCGCGAGACGCACCCCGACACCGGGGGCGACGCGGCCCTCTTCGTGCAGGTCCAGCGCGCGTGGGAGCTCGTCGGAACGCCCGAGGCGCGCGCGGCCTACGACCGCGGCCGCGGATCCTCGTCCGGCGAATGGGGCGCGGGGCCGGCGGCATCCGCTCCCTCCCGTCCGGCTGACACGCGCCCGCGGGCGCGCTCGCACGGGCAGCCCGGGGGCTGGCGGCGCGAGCGGTATCTGTCGCTGATCCGCGAGTGGGTCGGGCGCGGGGTCGACCTCGCGGATCCGTACGACCCGGCGCTCGTGCGCTCGGCGCCTCCCGAGATCCGGCACATCCTCGCCGACGCGCTCGCCGAGGAGGAGACGGCGCGACTCGTCGCGGAGCTCGGCATGGGGTACACGGTGTGGCACGACGTGTTCGCCGACCGTGACGGGCGGGATCCGGAGCAGAAGATCGATCACCTCGTGCTCGGTCCCAGCGGGCTGTACGCGATGCTGAGCGAGGACTTCGGGGGGCCGGTGGGCGTCCGGCGCGGAGAGATCTCGGGGGCGAACGTGATCGGCTCTCCCGTCACGCAGCTCGTCTCCCGCGCCCGGGTCGTCGCGCGGGCGGCGGGGGTGCGCTTCAGCGGGGCGATCGTCGTGCTGCCGGATGACGCCGTGCTCGACGCGATCACCGACCTCGGCAAGGTGCGGGGGATGCCCGTGGCGCTCGTGACCCGCAGCGCTCTGACGACGCTGCTCCGGCGGGGGATTCCCGGCGCGCGCGAGGTCGGCGGCACGGAGCTGTTCGACATCCGCACGCGCCTGCAGCAGCGGGTGCGGCACGTCTGA
- a CDS encoding DUF5302 domain-containing protein, with product MSTDETPDAPGSEDAASDMKRKFREALEKKNGQQRTGQAHLDGNSAVHGTHAAVTKREFRRKSG from the coding sequence ATGAGTACCGACGAAACCCCGGACGCCCCCGGATCCGAGGACGCGGCGTCCGACATGAAGCGCAAGTTCCGTGAGGCGCTGGAGAAGAAGAACGGGCAGCAGCGCACAGGTCAGGCGCACCTCGACGGCAATTCCGCGGTGCACGGGACGCACGCTGCCGTGACGAAGCGCGAGTTCCGCCGCAAGAGCGGCTGA